One Stigmatopora nigra isolate UIUO_SnigA chromosome 1, RoL_Snig_1.1, whole genome shotgun sequence DNA segment encodes these proteins:
- the LOC144196135 gene encoding tubulin alpha chain-like: protein MRECISVHVGQAGVQIGNACWELYCLEHGIQPDGQMPSDKTIGGGDDSFNTFFSETGAGKHVPRAVFVDLEPTVIDEVRTGTYRQLFHPEQLITGKEDAANNYARGHYTIGKEIIDLVLDRIRKLADQCTGLQGFLVFHSFGGGTGSGFTSLLMERLSVDYGKKSKLEFSIYPAPQVSTAVVEPYNAILTTHTTLEHSDCAFMVDNEAIYDICRRNLDIERPSYTNLNRLISQIVSSITASLRFDGALNVDLTEFQTNLVPYPRIHFPLATYAPVISAEKAYHEQLSVSEITNACFEPANQMVKCDPRHGKYMACCLLYRGDVVPKDVNAAIATIKTKRSIQFVDWCPTGFKVGINYQPPTVVPGGDLAKVQRAVCMLSNTTAVAEAWARLDHKFDLMYAKRAFVHWYVGEGMEEGEFSEAREDMAALEKDYEEVGVDSIDGDEEGEGEEY, encoded by the exons ATG CGTGAGTGTATCTCTGTCCACGTTGGTCAGGCAGGCGTCCAGATTGGTAATGCCTGCTGGGAACTCTATTGCTTGGAGCATGGTATTCAGCCAGATGGGCAGATGCCAAGTGACAAGACAATTGGGGGTGGAGATGATTCCTTCAACACCTTTTTCAGTGAGACGGGTGCTGGAAAACACGTCCCTAGGGCTGTTTTTGTGGACCTGGAGCCCACCGTTATTG ATGAGGTGCGTACTGGGACGTACCGCCAGTTGTTCCACCCTGAGCAGCTGATCACAGGCAAAGAGGATGCTGCCAACAATTATGCCCGTGGACACTACACCATTGGCAAGGAGATCATTGATCTGGTGCTGGATAGGATCCGCAAATTG GCGGACCAGTGCACAGGTCTTCAGGGTTTCCTGGTGTTCCACAGTTTCGGAGGTGGCACTGGCTCTGGATTCACTTCGCTCCTTATGGAGCGCCTCTCTGTTGACTACGGCAAGAAGTCCAAGCTGGAGTTCTCCATTTACCCAGCTCCCCAGGTGTCTACAGCTGTGGTGGAGCCCTACAACGCCATCCTGACCACCCACACCACCCTGGAGCACTCCGACTGTGCCTTCATGGTTGATAATGAGGCCATTTATGATATTTGTCGAAGGAACCTTGACATTGAGCGGCCTTCCTACACCAACCTCAACAGGCTTATCAGTCAGATTGTCTCCTCCATCACGGCTTCCCTTCGTTTCGATGGTGCCCTTAACGTCGATCTGACGGAGTTTCAAACCAACTTGGTACCATACCCTCGAATCCATTTTCCTCTAGCTACTTATGCCCCAGTCATTTCAGCTGAGAAAGCATATCACGAACAGTTGTCGGTGTCAGAAATCACCAACGCCTGCTTCGAGCCAGCCAATCAGATGGTAAAGTGCGACCCTCGTCACGGCAAATATATGGCATGCTGCCTTTTGTACCGTGGCGACGTGGTTCCCAAGGATGTCAATGCCGCCATTGCTACCATCAAAACCAAGCGGTCCATCCAGTTTGTGGATTGGTGCCCCACCGGTTTCAAAGTCGGCATCAACTACCAACCACCTACGGTAGTTCCTGGTGGAGACCTTGCCAAGGTGCAGAGGGCTGTGTGCATGTTGAGTAACACCACTGCTGTTGCAGAGGCCTGGGCTCGACTTGACCACAAGTTTGATCTGATGTATGCCAAGCGTGCATTTGTCCACTGGTATGTGGGTGAGGGCATGGAAGAGGGTGAGTTTTCTGAGGCTAGGGAAGACATGGCTGCACTGGAAAAGGATTATGAAGAAGTCGGAGTTGATTCCATCGATGGTGACGAAgagggagaaggagaggagtattaa
- the LOC144193392 gene encoding trypsin-3, whose translation MFRLGIFVLVLLAFSVSETVTMRIIGGHEVVPYSIKYQASVQYKTVLKKWMHYCGGMLIHPQWVLSAAHCWRHEMRVLLSEDNLSRTEGFEQNLTVSKTYVHKFSYKTFDNDIMLIKLSKPAKLNVNVQPVKLPDPNSPEPTKGHVCRVSGWGVMSPYSFVLSQTLRAVDVKILASCSYYYYWLQITPNMLCAGSQMGGKDSCQGDSGGPLTCDGILEGIVSWGISCANPYFPGVYTKVRNYVSWINNIIKKDI comes from the exons TTCGGCTGGGAATATTTGTGCTGGTCCTGCTGGCTTTCTCAGTATCAG AGACAGTCACAATGAGGATTATTGGAGGTCATGAAGTCGTGCCGTACTCCATCAAGTATCAAGCATCTGTTCAGTATAAAACCGTGCTGAAGAAATGGATGCATTACTGTGGGGGAATGCTTATTCACCCCCAGTGGGTGTTGTCTGCCGCTCACTGTTGGCGCCA TGAAATGAGAGTCCTGCTCAGTGAGGACAATCTTTCCAGAACAGAAGGATTTGAACAGAACCTTACGGTTTCGAAGACGTATGTCCACAAGTTTAGCTACAAGACATTTGATAATGACATAATGCTAATAAAG CTAAGCAAACCTGCAAAGCTGAACGTAAATGTTCAACCAGTCAAGCTGCCAGACCCAAATAGCCCTGAGCCTACCAAGGGCCACGTATGCCGAGTGAGTGGCTGGGGTGTCATGTCACCATATAGCTTTGTCCTTTCCCAAACTTTGCGGGCGGTGGATGTGAAGATCTTGGCTTCCTGTTCGTACTACTATTATTGGCTCCAAATAACTCCAAACATGCTGTGCGCTGGATCTCAAATGGGAGGAAAGGATTCATGCCAG GGTGACTCAGGTGGTCCCCTGACCTGTGACGGCATCCTAGAGGGCATCGTTTCCTGGGGTATAAGCTGTGCCAACCCATACTTTCCAGGAGTCTACACTAAAGTGAGGAATTATGTGTCTTGGATCAACAATattattaaaaaggatatataa